In Melioribacteraceae bacterium 4301-Me, a genomic segment contains:
- a CDS encoding tyrosine-type recombinase/integrase has product MKSIKNFEQLLNMFLVDLSGISRVSENTIQAYSNDIKQLLEFCQTNKINKLSQINHKVIRRFLVQLNSLNISKNSISRKLSSIRKFFNFLVKNSFLESNPISDISNPKVVRKLPSHLTIDSFLEIYRLIDKEIEFEEAIKLKAIFELLYGCALRVSELCSLNINDIDFASKSIRILGKGNKVRIVPLGEKSISVLQQYLEQKKLLVEPHNLSALPLFTDKKGKRLNRFVVYYIVKKYISKVSDIEKKSPHVLRHSAATHMLDNGADLIAVKEILGHENLSTTQIYTHVSIERLKSTYKKAHPKS; this is encoded by the coding sequence ATGAAAAGCATAAAGAATTTTGAACAACTGCTCAATATGTTTTTAGTTGACTTATCCGGCATTAGCAGAGTTTCAGAAAATACTATACAGGCATATTCAAACGATATTAAACAACTTCTTGAATTTTGTCAAACTAACAAAATCAATAAATTATCCCAAATAAATCATAAAGTAATTAGAAGATTTTTAGTACAACTAAATTCTTTGAACATATCTAAAAATTCAATTTCTAGAAAGTTATCGAGTATTAGAAAATTCTTTAATTTTTTGGTAAAAAATAGTTTTTTAGAAAGCAATCCAATATCAGATATTTCAAATCCTAAAGTTGTTAGAAAATTACCAAGTCATTTAACTATTGACTCTTTTTTAGAAATTTATAGATTGATAGACAAAGAAATTGAATTTGAGGAAGCAATTAAGCTAAAGGCAATTTTTGAACTACTCTATGGATGTGCTTTACGCGTTTCGGAATTGTGTTCATTAAACATTAATGATATTGACTTTGCTTCTAAATCTATTCGCATTTTAGGTAAAGGTAATAAAGTGAGAATAGTTCCATTAGGTGAAAAATCTATTTCGGTGCTTCAACAATATTTGGAACAAAAGAAATTATTAGTCGAGCCGCATAATCTTTCTGCTTTGCCATTATTTACAGATAAAAAAGGAAAAAGACTAAATCGTTTTGTCGTTTATTACATTGTTAAAAAATATATTTCAAAGGTAAGTGATATAGAAAAGAAAAGTCCACATGTACTAAGACATAGTGCAGCAACGCATATGTTAGACAATGGAGCTGATCTTATTGCAGTCAAAGAAATTTTGGGGCATGAAAATTTGTCTACTACTCAAATATATACCCACGTTAGTATTGAGAGATTAAAAAGCACTTATAAAAAAGCTCATCCAAAATCTTAA
- the hpf gene encoding ribosome hibernation-promoting factor, HPF/YfiA family, whose product MNIQITSRKFRAKDSLKSYITKSLKSLEKLNDQILDVDVILSFTHIKDSIKTVEINAQIPGKLLSVSSSTDDFKKSVIDARNKLERQLRKEKTKKLAKTR is encoded by the coding sequence ATGAACATTCAAATAACATCTCGTAAATTTCGTGCAAAAGACTCATTAAAAAGTTACATAACCAAAAGTTTAAAATCGCTGGAAAAATTAAATGATCAAATATTAGATGTAGATGTAATCTTAAGTTTCACTCATATAAAAGACAGCATAAAGACAGTTGAAATTAATGCACAAATTCCTGGCAAACTACTTTCGGTAAGTTCATCAACAGACGATTTTAAAAAGTCTGTAATTGATGCTAGAAATAAATTAGAACGTCAATTAAGAAAAGAGAAAACAAAAAAATTGGCGAAAACCAGATGA
- the hprK gene encoding HPr(Ser) kinase/phosphatase: MITVDEKNIIKKDSINVEFFYKHTKDRFNLKLLNQKDGLKRIINDQNLHRPGLALAGFVDLYSYNRVQVFGNTEMRYLNRLTSSKRKKALENIFKFDIPCLILTDNNKPLNEMLELASKYKVPIFGTSFPTTKLIFLVSDFLDDQFAPRLSVHGSFVDVYGVGMLFIGKSGIGKSEVALDLVERGHRLVADDVVILTKKGEGILMGAGTDLVKHFMEVRGIGIIDIRSMFGVRAIRFQKRLEIIVELEIWDENGDYTRTGLDGTKQTLLDVEIPYIKLPIVPGKNITVISEVIALNYLLRHYGYDAAQVFKRRLNYRIRQKMNSVDRVVDYFEHDFE, from the coding sequence ATGATAACCGTAGATGAAAAAAATATTATTAAAAAGGATAGTATTAATGTAGAATTTTTTTATAAGCATACTAAAGATAGATTTAATTTAAAGCTGCTTAATCAAAAAGATGGACTTAAAAGGATAATTAATGACCAAAATCTTCATAGACCTGGTCTTGCACTTGCTGGCTTTGTCGATTTATACTCTTACAATCGCGTGCAAGTCTTTGGCAATACAGAGATGAGGTATTTAAATCGATTAACATCTTCTAAAAGAAAAAAAGCGTTAGAGAATATTTTTAAGTTTGATATCCCATGCCTAATCTTAACTGATAACAATAAACCATTAAATGAAATGCTGGAATTAGCATCTAAATACAAGGTCCCTATTTTTGGTACATCTTTTCCTACTACAAAACTTATCTTTTTAGTAAGTGATTTTTTAGATGACCAATTCGCACCTCGATTATCCGTCCATGGTTCTTTCGTAGATGTGTATGGAGTAGGTATGCTCTTTATTGGTAAATCTGGAATTGGCAAAAGCGAAGTGGCACTTGACTTGGTTGAAAGAGGACATAGATTAGTTGCTGATGATGTTGTGATATTAACGAAAAAGGGAGAGGGAATTTTAATGGGTGCGGGTACTGACCTTGTAAAACATTTCATGGAAGTTCGTGGAATAGGAATAATTGATATTAGAAGTATGTTTGGAGTAAGAGCAATTAGATTTCAAAAAAGATTGGAGATTATTGTAGAACTTGAGATTTGGGATGAAAACGGCGATTATACTCGTACTGGTCTTGACGGCACTAAGCAAACACTATTAGATGTAGAAATACCATATATTAAACTTCCAATAGTACCAGGCAAAAATATAACGGTTATCTCAGAAGTTATTGCACTAAATTATTTGTTGAGACATTATGGTTATGATGCTGCACAGGTATTTAAAAGAAGGCTGAATTACAGAATTCGCCAAAAAATGAATAGTGTAGATAGAGTGGTTGACTATTTTGAGCACGATTTTGAATAG
- a CDS encoding M23 family metallopeptidase yields the protein MKKFYYFSKAKLKFVEIKDFYRKFLFLVLFFSFLISFLVFGTFLVYNEYVNPDWEVKSLQRKNNQLKDDFRSLLEKYKQLSTQVDNLFKRNNELRLLANLEPFNNEDSLIGIGGNIFSDFDPTTPSDIKELLNNISSYVAQLNAKVTLEKESFNEVKETLKSNEKLYAAIPALKPVVGGFFGDSFGLRMHPILKIKRMHDGQDIVVDIGTKVYAPGAGKVSFVGRRGGTGLTLEIDHGFGYTTIYGHLSQILVKLNQNVKRGDVIALSGNSGKLSTGPHLHYEVRHNGIPLDPRNFMYDDINIFDIVKKNDNSKEMK from the coding sequence ATGAAAAAATTTTACTACTTTTCAAAAGCTAAGCTTAAATTCGTTGAAATTAAGGACTTTTACCGTAAGTTTTTGTTTTTAGTCTTGTTTTTCTCTTTTTTGATTTCATTTTTGGTCTTCGGTACGTTCTTAGTTTACAACGAGTATGTAAATCCCGATTGGGAAGTCAAATCATTACAAAGAAAAAATAATCAATTAAAAGATGATTTCAGATCGCTGTTAGAAAAGTACAAGCAGCTAAGTACTCAAGTAGATAATTTATTTAAGCGTAATAATGAACTTAGGCTTTTAGCCAATTTAGAACCGTTTAACAATGAAGATTCACTTATTGGTATTGGTGGTAATATTTTTTCGGATTTTGATCCTACAACTCCTTCTGACATTAAAGAATTATTAAATAATATTTCTTCTTATGTTGCTCAATTGAACGCTAAAGTAACATTAGAAAAAGAAAGTTTTAATGAAGTTAAAGAAACATTAAAATCAAATGAGAAACTTTATGCGGCAATACCGGCGCTAAAACCTGTAGTTGGCGGTTTTTTTGGAGATTCTTTTGGACTTAGGATGCATCCAATATTAAAAATAAAAAGGATGCACGATGGACAAGATATTGTTGTTGACATTGGCACCAAAGTTTATGCGCCCGGTGCAGGAAAAGTTTCATTTGTTGGTCGTAGAGGTGGGACTGGTCTTACTCTCGAAATTGACCATGGTTTTGGTTACACGACAATTTATGGGCATCTTTCCCAAATTTTAGTTAAACTAAACCAAAACGTGAAAAGAGGTGATGTAATTGCATTGTCTGGTAATTCTGGTAAATTATCAACAGGACCACATCTACATTATGAAGTTAGACATAACGGTATACCATTAGACCCACGTAATTTTATGTATGATGATATTAATATTTTTGATATAGTTAAAAAGAACGATAATTCTAAGGAGATGAAGTAA
- a CDS encoding DUF2795 domain-containing protein, with protein MIWTVELASYLDDAPWPATKEELIDYAERIGAPIEVIENLQELEDSDEPYETIEDIWPDYPSDEDFFYSDDDEYKS; from the coding sequence ATGATTTGGACCGTTGAATTAGCGTCTTATCTTGATGACGCTCCTTGGCCAGCTACAAAAGAAGAATTAATAGATTATGCCGAAAGAATAGGCGCTCCTATTGAAGTTATTGAAAACTTGCAAGAGCTCGAAGATTCTGATGAGCCATATGAAACAATAGAGGATATATGGCCAGATTATCCAAGTGACGAAGATTTCTTTTATAGCGACGATGATGAATATAAATCGTAA
- a CDS encoding ATP-binding protein: MQDFFNEIVNQNTAKNILQSIYNSGRVPHAFLFFGPEGVGKFNTAIQFAKILNSNTNTKNADAVISKINSFFEPYVKLVMPLPRGKNETGDDSPTEKLSDDVLETINLELQKKRDNLYHKITIENANSIKINSIRDIKRFIAFNYADVNKRIIIILEAHLMNEEAQNALLKSLEEPPEGIVFILLTSDKNKLLPTILSRCWQVDFEPLQPNDIEIILQKFFKIDRQISTHVSKFADGSVYKALQLIENDFEKLLETTIQILRYSLGKRYFTAYNALKEITNDFSNALLKMIIDLIIKWFDDTYKNKSSYDNYYFKDFLDTIEKFNNKFNSVDIPNVITNLERLKELIDKNVSLNIISLCLIFEIAAITIGK, from the coding sequence ATGCAAGACTTTTTTAATGAAATTGTAAATCAAAATACAGCAAAGAATATTTTGCAGAGTATCTATAACTCAGGGCGTGTACCACACGCCTTTTTATTTTTTGGACCAGAAGGTGTGGGAAAATTTAACACAGCAATCCAATTTGCAAAAATCCTTAATAGCAACACCAACACTAAAAATGCTGATGCTGTTATTTCAAAAATTAATTCCTTCTTTGAACCTTATGTAAAACTTGTAATGCCGTTGCCCAGAGGCAAAAATGAAACTGGTGATGACTCACCAACTGAAAAATTAAGTGATGACGTGTTAGAAACAATAAATTTAGAACTGCAAAAAAAAAGAGATAATCTTTATCACAAAATAACTATTGAAAACGCTAACTCTATTAAAATAAACAGCATTAGAGATATTAAAAGGTTTATCGCTTTTAATTATGCAGATGTTAATAAAAGAATAATTATTATTTTAGAAGCTCATTTGATGAACGAGGAAGCACAAAATGCTCTCTTGAAAAGTTTGGAAGAACCCCCAGAAGGCATAGTTTTTATTTTATTGACTTCAGATAAAAATAAATTGCTGCCAACTATCTTATCTCGGTGCTGGCAGGTTGATTTTGAGCCTCTTCAGCCTAATGACATTGAAATTATACTGCAGAAATTCTTCAAAATTGATAGGCAAATTTCGACCCACGTTTCTAAATTTGCAGACGGCTCCGTCTATAAAGCACTTCAACTTATTGAAAATGATTTTGAGAAACTATTGGAAACCACTATACAAATTCTTAGATATTCACTCGGGAAAAGATATTTTACAGCTTATAATGCTCTTAAAGAAATCACAAACGACTTCTCTAATGCTTTATTGAAAATGATAATTGATTTAATTATAAAATGGTTCGACGATACATATAAAAATAAATCATCTTACGATAATTATTATTTCAAAGACTTTTTAGATACTATTGAAAAGTTCAATAACAAGTTTAATTCTGTTGATATACCAAACGTTATAACCAATCTCGAAAGACTTAAAGAATTAATAGATAAAAATGTTAGCTTGAATATCATATCTTTATGTCTTATATTTGAAATAGCAGCAATTACAATAGGGAAATAA
- a CDS encoding stage 0 sporulation family protein, with the protein MYYIDLSFLKAEESDYTPPQLDIIQTECNNCFKDIITNKLHSNYHNVSACLSSEVEKQMRVPIDTRNIIEVSSEGLLSTNYCEVPPELINKVSSGDFIIVSFDDFLEIAQVKLIGELVKIKRQHYELFGEPLPTVIRKINKDDLERINKNRIDEQKAIKVFKESTAKFGLEMKLVSIHFQFDRKRLFFFYTADGRVDFRELAKDLASIFKTRIELRQVGVRDEAKRIGGIGTCGREYCCTSFLCNFKKITTQLANEQNLLSSMGKLSGPCGKLKCCLSFEIE; encoded by the coding sequence GTGTATTACATAGATTTATCTTTCCTTAAAGCAGAAGAATCCGATTATACCCCTCCTCAACTTGATATTATTCAAACGGAATGTAACAATTGTTTTAAGGATATTATTACGAACAAACTTCACTCAAATTATCATAATGTTAGTGCTTGTCTCTCATCAGAAGTTGAAAAGCAGATGAGAGTGCCTATAGACACAAGAAACATTATTGAAGTTAGTTCTGAAGGACTGTTGAGTACAAACTATTGTGAAGTCCCACCTGAACTAATTAACAAGGTTTCTTCCGGTGATTTTATAATTGTAAGCTTCGATGATTTTTTAGAGATTGCTCAAGTAAAATTGATTGGCGAATTAGTTAAAATTAAACGACAACATTATGAACTTTTTGGCGAACCTCTTCCAACTGTGATTCGTAAAATTAACAAAGATGATTTGGAAAGGATTAACAAAAATCGCATTGATGAACAAAAAGCCATAAAAGTTTTCAAGGAAAGTACAGCCAAGTTTGGTCTAGAGATGAAATTGGTAAGTATTCATTTCCAATTTGATAGGAAAAGATTATTCTTTTTTTATACAGCAGATGGACGCGTAGACTTTAGAGAATTAGCTAAAGACTTAGCTTCAATTTTTAAGACAAGAATTGAATTAAGACAGGTAGGAGTACGAGATGAAGCGAAAAGGATTGGTGGGATTGGCACATGCGGGAGAGAATACTGCTGTACATCTTTTTTATGCAACTTCAAAAAAATCACTACACAATTAGCTAATGAACAAAATCTTTTGTCATCTATGGGTAAGCTCAGCGGTCCATGTGGAAAATTAAAATGTTGCTTATCGTTCGAGATTGAATAG